A portion of the Thermoanaerobaculum aquaticum genome contains these proteins:
- a CDS encoding dipeptidase, with protein MALAVWFGGWQTLSACTNILVTKGASADGSTFISYAADSHELYGELYFTPAAKHPPGAWRDIIEWDTGKFLGRIPQPPETYQVVGNINEFQVAIGETTFGGREELAEPAGIIDYGSLMYIALERAKTAREAIQVMTSLVAEYGYASTGESFSIADPNEVWLLEMIGKGKGEKGAVWVAVRLPDGTVSAHANQARIRRFPLNDPQNCLYSPDVIEFARKKGWFSGTDEEFSFADTYAPYDFGAARFCESRVWSVFRRVAPSLNLTVEYVDGYHLEKRLPLYVKPDKKLAVADMFALMRDHFEGTPLDMTRDVGAGPFACPYRWRPMEWEVDGKKYVHERAISTQQTGFSFIAQMRSFLPNPIGGVLWFGLDDTYTTVYVPMYCGIRSVPKPHAVGTGDFSRFSWDSAFWVFNFVANWAYSRYADMIQDIQPVQRELEGSFLARQKDVEEAALALYRQSPELAREFLTRYSVEEGEKVVARWKKLGEFLIWKYLDGNVRDSQGNVTHPRYPDDWYRRIVKERGESIKVPEKPKE; from the coding sequence ATGGCTTTGGCGGTTTGGTTTGGCGGTTGGCAGACGCTTTCGGCGTGCACCAACATCCTGGTGACCAAAGGGGCCAGCGCTGACGGCTCTACGTTCATTTCCTACGCCGCGGATTCCCACGAGCTTTACGGGGAGCTTTACTTCACGCCGGCAGCCAAACACCCGCCGGGAGCCTGGCGCGACATCATCGAGTGGGATACTGGCAAGTTCCTGGGCCGCATCCCGCAACCCCCGGAAACCTACCAGGTGGTGGGCAACATCAACGAGTTTCAGGTCGCCATTGGCGAAACCACCTTTGGTGGCCGCGAGGAGCTTGCGGAACCGGCGGGGATCATTGACTACGGTTCCCTCATGTACATTGCCTTGGAACGCGCCAAAACCGCCCGCGAGGCCATTCAAGTGATGACCAGCTTGGTGGCGGAGTACGGCTACGCTTCCACCGGGGAAAGCTTTTCCATTGCCGATCCCAACGAGGTGTGGCTTTTGGAAATGATTGGCAAAGGCAAGGGAGAAAAAGGAGCGGTATGGGTGGCGGTGAGATTGCCCGACGGGACGGTTTCCGCTCACGCCAACCAGGCGCGCATCCGCCGTTTTCCCCTCAACGACCCGCAAAACTGTCTCTACAGCCCCGATGTCATTGAGTTTGCCAGGAAAAAGGGGTGGTTTTCCGGCACGGATGAAGAGTTCAGCTTTGCCGATACCTACGCGCCTTACGACTTTGGTGCTGCTCGCTTTTGCGAATCGCGGGTTTGGAGCGTTTTTCGCCGGGTGGCCCCTTCCCTCAACCTGACTGTGGAGTATGTTGACGGGTACCATCTCGAAAAGCGCCTGCCGCTTTACGTCAAGCCCGATAAGAAGCTCGCAGTGGCCGACATGTTTGCCCTTATGCGTGACCATTTTGAAGGCACACCGCTGGACATGACCAGGGATGTGGGCGCCGGTCCCTTTGCCTGCCCTTACCGGTGGCGGCCTATGGAGTGGGAAGTGGACGGCAAAAAGTACGTGCACGAGCGGGCCATTTCCACCCAGCAAACTGGCTTTTCGTTCATTGCGCAAATGCGTTCCTTTTTGCCAAATCCCATCGGTGGGGTTTTGTGGTTTGGCCTGGATGACACCTACACCACCGTGTACGTCCCCATGTACTGTGGGATTCGCAGCGTTCCCAAACCCCACGCCGTGGGCACCGGGGATTTTTCCCGTTTTTCCTGGGATTCGGCCTTTTGGGTTTTCAACTTCGTGGCCAACTGGGCGTACAGCCGCTACGCCGACATGATTCAGGATATCCAGCCGGTCCAGCGGGAGCTGGAAGGCTCGTTTCTGGCCAGACAAAAGGACGTGGAAGAGGCAGCCCTAGCGCTTTACCGCCAATCCCCTGAGCTGGCCCGGGAGTTTCTCACCCGCTACAGTGTGGAAGAAGGCGAAAAGGTGGTGGCCCGCTGGAAAAAGCTTGGAGAGTTTCTGATCTGGAAGTACCTTGACGGCAACGTCCGGGACAGCCAAGGCAACGTCACCCACCCCCGCTACCCCGACGACTGGTACCGCCGCATTGTGAAGGAACGGGGGGAAAGCATAAAGGTCCCGGAAAAGCCCAAGGAGTAA
- a CDS encoding DUF7005 family protein, whose amino-acid sequence MEPETRERWREAFWQSLGAGDDAVRQLLALCTPLPPPCAPPPLADEPHVAFYRELPTQGSALVARLAEAFPQLSFSPAEGLSQTPEWVQAVRRGEPREGRKNPSLQAPEALTLQLLPTPAGTLPVLIAGFREDFVRLVQLLAHRGEPVPIPDSMGACLLQGLNNWQRYRALRQQWEEDPKASQSWEQMLQRKELYQDRLVLASRGPYSGVPVPESSHKEDKALVIRLNHEAAHYLTLRVFGKLGHTVLEELVADWYGLQAAYGNYDAELALRFLGLEAFPVIRLSGRLNNYRGMPPLSDEAFQFLGSACCRAANFLSKLGSPQEQDKAFLLVSLLQLSLEELAAGEFKAVPSAHQKGDEP is encoded by the coding sequence GTGGAACCAGAAACAAGGGAGCGTTGGCGGGAGGCGTTTTGGCAAAGCTTGGGCGCCGGTGACGACGCGGTTCGGCAGCTTTTGGCCCTTTGCACGCCTCTTCCGCCCCCCTGCGCGCCGCCTCCCCTTGCCGACGAGCCGCACGTGGCGTTTTACCGGGAGCTTCCTACCCAGGGCAGTGCCCTCGTCGCGCGCCTCGCTGAGGCTTTCCCGCAGCTTTCCTTTTCGCCAGCGGAAGGTTTGAGCCAAACGCCGGAGTGGGTGCAAGCGGTGCGCCGGGGGGAACCCCGCGAAGGTCGAAAAAACCCATCGCTTCAAGCCCCGGAAGCCCTCACCTTGCAGTTGCTCCCCACCCCTGCCGGAACTCTGCCGGTTTTAATTGCCGGTTTCCGGGAAGACTTCGTGCGGCTGGTGCAGCTCCTGGCCCATCGGGGGGAGCCGGTGCCCATTCCCGATTCCATGGGGGCCTGTTTGCTCCAGGGGCTCAACAACTGGCAGCGCTACCGGGCCTTGCGCCAGCAGTGGGAAGAAGATCCCAAAGCCTCACAATCGTGGGAGCAAATGCTGCAGCGCAAGGAGCTCTACCAGGACCGGCTTGTTCTTGCTTCCCGAGGACCTTACAGCGGGGTGCCGGTCCCGGAAAGCTCGCATAAGGAAGACAAAGCTCTGGTTATCCGCCTGAACCATGAAGCGGCCCACTACCTCACGCTTCGGGTTTTTGGCAAGTTGGGCCATACGGTGCTGGAGGAGCTGGTGGCGGATTGGTACGGATTGCAAGCCGCCTACGGCAACTACGATGCGGAGCTGGCCTTGCGGTTCCTGGGTTTGGAGGCCTTTCCCGTCATTCGCCTGAGCGGCCGCTTGAACAACTACCGGGGAATGCCCCCTCTTTCCGATGAGGCCTTTCAGTTCCTGGGATCCGCCTGCTGCCGAGCAGCCAACTTTTTAAGCAAGCTCGGCTCGCCCCAGGAGCAGGACAAAGCTTTTCTGCTCGTGTCCCTATTGCAGCTTTCTTTGGAAGAGCTGGCAGCAGGAGAATTCAAAGCGGTGCCTTCGGCGCACCAAAAGGGGGATGAACCTTGA
- a CDS encoding class I SAM-dependent methyltransferase, producing the protein MNETMDQAKAEAFASRMMGLLNDAFVGILVSIGHQTSLFDTMAEMPAATSEAIAQATGLQERYVREWLGGMVVARIVMYDPPSKTYVLPREHAAFLTRSAGANNLAFFTQYIRGVGAVEQDVIRAFREGGGVGYEKYPDFQRLQAEESARLYDTALVETILPLADGVVERLRSGIDVIDLGTGQGHAVNVMARAFPNSRFLGVDFSSEGIEAARAEAARWKLPNARFEVADIMAGLPGEFDFVTAFDVIHDLARPRAVLAHINRALRQGGVFLMMDIAASSHLEENLDHPLGPGLYASSVMHCMMVSLAQGGEGLGAMWGEQVAREYLKEAGFSDIQTHHLEGDPMHVFYVARA; encoded by the coding sequence ATGAACGAAACGATGGATCAGGCAAAGGCTGAGGCGTTCGCCAGCAGAATGATGGGGCTGCTGAACGACGCGTTCGTGGGGATCCTGGTGAGCATTGGGCATCAGACAAGCCTTTTCGATACCATGGCGGAAATGCCAGCGGCCACCAGTGAGGCCATCGCCCAAGCCACGGGGCTTCAGGAGCGCTACGTGCGGGAGTGGCTAGGGGGCATGGTGGTGGCGCGGATTGTCATGTACGACCCGCCCAGCAAAACGTACGTGCTCCCGCGCGAACACGCCGCATTTCTCACGCGGTCCGCTGGCGCCAACAACCTCGCGTTTTTCACGCAGTATATCCGGGGTGTGGGTGCGGTTGAGCAGGATGTTATCCGGGCGTTCCGTGAAGGCGGTGGAGTTGGGTATGAGAAGTACCCCGACTTCCAACGCCTTCAGGCCGAAGAGAGTGCCAGGCTTTATGACACGGCCTTGGTGGAGACGATTTTGCCCTTGGCGGACGGGGTGGTGGAACGCCTGCGCTCTGGCATTGACGTGATTGACTTGGGTACGGGTCAAGGCCATGCCGTCAATGTAATGGCCCGGGCGTTCCCCAACAGTCGTTTTCTGGGCGTGGATTTCTCGTCCGAAGGCATTGAGGCGGCCCGTGCCGAAGCGGCCCGTTGGAAGCTTCCCAACGCGCGCTTCGAGGTTGCTGACATTATGGCCGGGCTGCCCGGAGAATTCGATTTTGTAACCGCGTTCGACGTCATTCACGATCTCGCCAGGCCCAGGGCGGTTCTTGCCCACATCAACCGTGCCCTGCGTCAGGGAGGCGTTTTTCTCATGATGGACATCGCGGCCTCTAGCCACCTGGAGGAGAACCTCGATCACCCGTTGGGTCCGGGGCTTTACGCCTCGTCGGTCATGCATTGCATGATGGTGTCACTGGCGCAGGGTGGCGAAGGTTTGGGAGCCATGTGGGGCGAACAAGTAGCACGGGAATACCTGAAAGAAGCTGGGTTTTCCGACATCCAAACCCATCATCTGGAAGGCGACCCAATGCACGTCTTTTACGTCGCTCGGGCTTAA
- a CDS encoding SDR family oxidoreductase, which produces MSHPPWLARLLRDHPDLAPTVAHFREVAAVLRAATRQAFVAPAEPPHPQQGELQEKLLALAERAQKLSEQPDARAAWELLAELFVLRAESYFLAPTRATSGPIARWVLAESLQQFRQAWAELERACQEAGVSVPLRLLLASHVDETLPMEQLELVGNELPGVPLASLPWGERCALTGIWFQKDGDGRPRFRSEQSFFSLAPQAYDAFSRCQEAISKLQAFAPEAFEAALASFPELGHAFYEARSGPTFAGLGLTEFPSQAVSLNNALLRFSNRTSFVKAWEKGSRLSYGDVRQKALGLAHALEAAGLASGDKVAVAFKNPGWESYLVDFACVFAHLSTVGLDPAASPEHWQSVVAQAGVAAVVGDREGLERLTGFSGLKLCLDSSCPPGCVPLEPTPPPPGWRSRSGVSLETPVLFDDEPSWQKAKELGIAADSQEDLYTVVFTSGSTGRPKPIPITRNRMRAGREYRAFLYPLITASFQPFALLADRKAVWQTLLNGGTVGFCRRGLELWEDLQALGPTYLEGPPALFQPLVQAYQQALERQEPVSELARLRLALRARLGGRVATAAVGGAAVPEGFAQLLETILGVPVHEAYGATEVGTIAYNGKLQANVAVRLVDRPDLGFTQADRPYPRGELAVKLPRYALPGYEPSRITQDGYFLTGDLVELRPDGTVKVLGRASAAVKLADGYFVLAEEMEQALLATGFCQQAAVVPSPTGPVAVVVAGPEAPRENLEARLASALAQRFPGRALPAIVVDPENTPWTPENRLLTPSLKPNRAAIAAYYRHLLVAPKATTALPEAEPSTTGSLLNLVAQILHRPEEALDLTLPLAQQGLDSLACAEILSLADARAVPLGVEEVRFLPLGELLEKLQQPPGIRSRPAFPPQGSAKAPVTASREDEVALQVLRTPLPQAIPEFSPRGLTVLTGATGFLGIHLLAELAGRPPGGGPVVALVRAQSHEHARHRLKEAAVRAAVIIPEPGLPGDSEKNLWAVAADLSHPQLGLANELYTRLARETAAIVHAAAAVQHGASFAELVEDNVTPTRNLLDFSVTQRLKAFHLVSSLDVTRLALSLGLGGSEEAPLPPRLGEAAAKADGYVLTKWVSERMVELLAQHCQGRMPVLVSRPGLLSWATTSGYAPTKEWFPALLASCLQVGALPLKPPAVFPSEPVLSETSARGLELLPVDFAAELLARLSVALMGAAEKGEARFSRLNLVNTNPGTAGLALWPQIFCYLQAAYLAEFPHKKPLKAVSLADFRDLCLAANAPFAPLVPSFRELPAVPRTQAETMKAFCGDESPPPISWHLFCPFVRQVAGSAR; this is translated from the coding sequence TTGAGCCACCCACCTTGGCTTGCTCGCCTCCTCCGCGACCACCCCGATTTGGCGCCCACCGTGGCCCATTTTCGAGAGGTGGCGGCGGTGCTGCGGGCGGCAACCCGGCAAGCTTTCGTAGCACCAGCGGAACCACCCCATCCGCAGCAAGGGGAACTGCAGGAAAAGCTTTTGGCACTGGCAGAAAGAGCACAAAAGCTTTCGGAGCAACCCGATGCCCGAGCAGCCTGGGAGCTGCTTGCTGAGCTTTTCGTGCTACGTGCGGAAAGCTACTTCCTGGCCCCAACCCGGGCTACATCAGGACCGATAGCCCGGTGGGTTCTGGCGGAAAGCTTGCAGCAGTTTCGCCAGGCCTGGGCGGAGCTGGAACGGGCATGCCAGGAAGCCGGAGTTTCGGTGCCCCTGCGCTTGCTGTTGGCCAGCCACGTGGATGAAACCCTGCCCATGGAACAACTGGAGCTGGTGGGCAACGAGCTCCCCGGGGTGCCGTTAGCTTCGCTTCCTTGGGGAGAACGCTGCGCGCTCACGGGCATCTGGTTTCAAAAGGATGGGGACGGCCGTCCCCGCTTTCGCAGCGAGCAAAGCTTTTTCTCCTTGGCCCCCCAGGCCTACGACGCCTTCTCCCGCTGCCAAGAAGCGATTAGCAAGCTCCAAGCCTTCGCCCCGGAAGCTTTTGAAGCAGCGCTGGCCTCCTTCCCCGAGCTTGGCCACGCCTTTTACGAAGCACGCTCCGGGCCTACCTTTGCCGGCTTGGGCCTCACCGAGTTCCCCTCGCAAGCGGTAAGCCTCAACAACGCCTTGCTGCGCTTTTCAAATCGGACCTCGTTTGTGAAGGCTTGGGAAAAGGGAAGCCGCCTCAGCTACGGCGATGTTCGCCAAAAAGCCTTAGGCCTCGCCCATGCCCTGGAGGCGGCAGGCCTGGCCTCCGGGGACAAGGTGGCAGTGGCCTTCAAAAACCCAGGTTGGGAAAGCTACCTCGTGGACTTTGCCTGCGTTTTCGCGCACCTGTCCACCGTGGGCTTGGATCCCGCGGCTTCCCCCGAGCACTGGCAAAGCGTTGTGGCCCAAGCCGGCGTAGCGGCGGTGGTGGGCGATCGGGAAGGCCTTGAGCGCCTCACCGGTTTTTCCGGGCTCAAGCTTTGCCTCGACAGCTCCTGCCCCCCTGGGTGTGTGCCGCTCGAGCCCACCCCGCCACCTCCCGGCTGGCGCAGCCGCAGTGGGGTGAGCCTAGAAACTCCAGTGCTTTTCGATGACGAGCCTTCCTGGCAAAAGGCTAAGGAACTGGGGATTGCCGCGGATTCCCAGGAGGACCTTTACACAGTCGTGTTTACCTCCGGCTCCACTGGAAGACCTAAGCCCATCCCCATCACCCGTAATCGGATGCGGGCTGGCAGGGAGTACCGGGCGTTCCTCTACCCTCTGATTACCGCATCTTTCCAGCCCTTTGCGCTGCTTGCGGACCGCAAGGCCGTGTGGCAAACCCTGCTCAACGGCGGCACCGTGGGCTTTTGCCGCCGGGGCTTGGAGCTGTGGGAAGACCTGCAAGCTTTAGGCCCCACGTATCTCGAAGGTCCCCCCGCCCTCTTTCAGCCCCTGGTGCAGGCGTACCAACAGGCCCTGGAGCGGCAAGAACCGGTTTCGGAGCTGGCGCGGCTGCGTTTGGCCCTCCGCGCCCGTCTCGGCGGGCGTGTGGCCACCGCGGCGGTCGGCGGAGCGGCAGTGCCCGAAGGGTTCGCACAACTCCTGGAGACCATCCTCGGCGTCCCGGTCCACGAAGCTTACGGCGCCACCGAAGTGGGTACCATCGCGTACAACGGCAAGCTGCAAGCAAACGTGGCGGTGCGGCTTGTGGATCGCCCGGATTTGGGGTTTACCCAAGCCGACCGGCCCTACCCGCGAGGGGAGCTAGCCGTGAAGCTGCCACGCTACGCCTTGCCCGGCTATGAGCCTTCCCGGATCACCCAGGACGGCTATTTCCTCACCGGAGACTTGGTGGAGCTGCGGCCGGACGGCACGGTCAAGGTTTTAGGCCGGGCCAGCGCCGCCGTTAAGCTGGCCGACGGCTACTTCGTGCTGGCCGAAGAAATGGAACAAGCCCTTTTGGCCACAGGCTTCTGCCAGCAGGCGGCGGTGGTACCCTCCCCCACCGGACCGGTGGCGGTGGTAGTGGCCGGGCCTGAAGCTCCTAGGGAAAACCTGGAAGCCCGTCTAGCGAGCGCCCTGGCCCAACGCTTTCCGGGCCGGGCCTTACCTGCCATTGTGGTGGATCCGGAAAACACCCCCTGGACCCCGGAAAACCGGCTGCTGACCCCTTCCCTCAAACCCAACCGGGCGGCCATTGCCGCCTATTACCGGCACCTGCTGGTGGCTCCCAAAGCCACAACGGCCCTGCCGGAAGCCGAACCGTCCACGACCGGGAGTTTGCTGAACCTCGTAGCCCAAATCCTGCATCGTCCAGAGGAAGCTTTAGACCTCACCCTGCCCCTCGCCCAGCAAGGGCTGGACTCCCTGGCTTGCGCCGAGATCTTAAGCCTCGCCGATGCCCGGGCGGTGCCCTTAGGGGTGGAGGAGGTTCGTTTTTTGCCTCTGGGGGAGTTGCTTGAAAAGCTCCAGCAGCCTCCGGGAATAAGGTCAAGGCCTGCTTTTCCCCCTCAGGGGTCAGCAAAAGCCCCGGTAACCGCAAGCAGGGAAGACGAGGTTGCGCTCCAGGTGCTGCGCACGCCTTTGCCGCAAGCCATTCCGGAATTTTCCCCTCGTGGACTCACGGTTCTAACCGGAGCCACCGGATTCCTGGGCATCCACCTCTTGGCGGAACTCGCTGGAAGACCCCCGGGTGGGGGCCCGGTGGTGGCGCTGGTCCGCGCCCAAAGCCACGAACACGCCCGTCACCGTCTCAAGGAAGCAGCCGTCCGGGCCGCAGTCATTATCCCGGAACCCGGTTTGCCGGGCGACTCAGAAAAAAACCTTTGGGCCGTGGCCGCCGATCTTTCCCACCCGCAGCTTGGGCTGGCGAACGAGCTTTACACCCGCCTGGCCCGGGAAACCGCAGCGATCGTTCATGCCGCCGCCGCAGTGCAGCATGGAGCAAGCTTTGCCGAGCTTGTGGAGGACAACGTCACCCCCACTCGAAACCTTTTGGACTTTTCGGTCACCCAGCGCCTGAAGGCCTTTCATCTGGTTTCCAGCTTGGATGTCACCCGCCTGGCCTTGAGTTTGGGGTTAGGTGGCTCCGAGGAGGCGCCGCTGCCCCCCCGCTTGGGGGAAGCCGCAGCAAAAGCCGATGGCTACGTGCTGACCAAATGGGTGAGCGAACGAATGGTGGAGCTTTTGGCCCAGCACTGCCAGGGGCGCATGCCGGTGCTGGTGAGCCGCCCCGGGCTTTTGTCCTGGGCAACCACCAGCGGTTACGCTCCCACCAAGGAGTGGTTCCCTGCCCTTTTGGCAAGCTGCCTGCAGGTAGGAGCCCTGCCCCTTAAGCCGCCAGCGGTTTTCCCTTCAGAGCCGGTTTTAAGCGAAACCTCCGCCCGGGGCCTGGAGCTTTTACCGGTGGATTTTGCGGCCGAGCTTCTTGCCAGGCTCTCCGTGGCCTTGATGGGAGCAGCAGAAAAAGGCGAGGCGCGGTTTTCCCGGCTCAACCTGGTGAACACCAATCCGGGAACCGCCGGCTTGGCCCTCTGGCCGCAAATCTTTTGCTACCTGCAGGCAGCTTATCTGGCCGAATTTCCGCACAAAAAGCCGTTGAAAGCAGTGTCTTTGGCCGACTTTCGCGACTTGTGTTTGGCCGCCAACGCGCCCTTTGCTCCCCTGGTTCCCAGCTTCCGGGAGCTTCCAGCCGTACCCCGCACCCAAGCGGAAACCATGAAAGCATTCTGCGGCGATGAAAGTCCCCCTCCCATTAGCTGGCACCTGTTCTGCCCCTTCGTGCGACAGGTGGCGGGCAGCGCGCGCTAA